The following coding sequences are from one Niveibacterium umoris window:
- a CDS encoding acyl-CoA thioesterase: MQDTTRTLLHECDIPVRWGDQDALGHVNNTVFFRFMEQARVEWLDKQGFICDPAEPQVPVIVHAACTFLQPINYPATVKVKLYVGDPGRSSIQTSYELTDADNGKTYATGEAKAVWINLNTGKSAPLPQKLLDMIAA; the protein is encoded by the coding sequence ATGCAGGACACCACCCGTACGCTGCTTCACGAATGCGACATCCCGGTTCGCTGGGGCGATCAGGATGCGCTGGGACACGTCAACAACACCGTGTTCTTCCGCTTCATGGAACAGGCCCGCGTCGAGTGGCTCGACAAGCAGGGCTTCATCTGCGACCCCGCTGAACCGCAGGTGCCGGTGATCGTTCACGCCGCCTGCACCTTCCTGCAACCGATCAATTATCCCGCAACCGTGAAGGTAAAGCTCTATGTGGGCGATCCGGGGCGTTCCAGCATCCAGACCAGTTACGAGCTGACCGACGCTGACAACGGCAAGACTTACGCCACCGGCGAGGCCAAGGCGGTGTGGATCAACCTCAATACCGGCAAGTCGGCGCCCTTGCCGCAGAAGCTGCTGGACATGATCGCGGCGTGA
- a CDS encoding FMN-binding protein, translating to MNRRWIIAALALTPAAIVLPVHAVVYMSAEQARGALYPQAARFDEVSFEPSAAQQQALEQALGNAGKPRRVRGWTAYDAAGKLLGTVYIDDVIGKYELITYAVAFGAGGEVQAVEILAYRESHGQEIRLPAWRKQFVGRKSLDELRFGDQIKSISGATLSCRHVTEGVQRLAVLRGLTPAR from the coding sequence ATGAACCGTCGCTGGATCATCGCCGCCCTCGCGCTGACGCCGGCAGCCATCGTGCTGCCGGTGCATGCGGTGGTGTACATGAGCGCCGAACAGGCACGCGGGGCGCTTTACCCGCAGGCAGCCCGCTTCGACGAGGTCAGCTTCGAGCCGAGTGCCGCTCAGCAGCAGGCACTCGAACAGGCGCTCGGCAACGCCGGCAAGCCGCGCCGGGTCAGAGGGTGGACCGCATACGATGCCGCCGGCAAGCTGCTCGGCACCGTGTACATCGACGACGTGATCGGCAAGTACGAGCTGATCACCTACGCGGTCGCCTTCGGCGCCGGTGGCGAAGTGCAGGCGGTGGAGATCCTCGCCTATCGCGAATCGCATGGGCAGGAGATCCGCCTGCCGGCGTGGCGCAAGCAGTTCGTCGGCAGGAAATCGCTCGACGAACTGCGCTTCGGCGACCAGATCAAGAGCATCTCGGGCGCCACGCTGTCGTGCCGCCATGTCACCGAGGGGGTGCAACGCCTCGCGGTGCTGCGCGGCCTCACTCCGGCGCGCTAG